In Microbacterium sp. SLBN-146, one genomic interval encodes:
- a CDS encoding MFS transporter has product MGVDSSKAGTITAKASWLPLTVVVLTQVQASFAVNALTVSMAGITTDLDTPATSVGTAITAGTFAMAAFILLGAKIGARFGTRGVFQIAVAIHAAAMAAVALSMSPAMLFIAQASSGAVIALIAPALTVFIATNYHGDRQAKAIGLLAAAIPLAGILALVVAGWFAETIGWRWSFALMVVLGAINLLLSFRIKKVPAQPNLSIDWTGAVLAAAAIILLSFGFSGLNAWGVWDATAQAPFDILGVSPAPILIILGLVLGQVFFVSIAKRQREGRPRIFDLRVLATSTEFAITACMSIMLFVGTAANFLIPLYMQVVQGLSGIQTSFSIIPYTISIFLASTFVAYLYKVAPPRVIGAIGFVVVAGALTLIAFTIRGEWGQFFIVLGLILLGLGQGSIVALVFNTLLSSAPKQLAGDVGAWRGLVHNLSGSVGIAVASAFAVGVLASTLATAADEHPEISPALISQVNINEADFLTNAQLEDRLAQTDATEAEVAAALEINEDARLQALKVSLLGLAGLALLAIVPATRMPGRIAGELPEKLEPDDDDDIDDDMPLNPEAAEEEEAKR; this is encoded by the coding sequence ATGGGCGTTGACAGCTCCAAGGCGGGAACCATCACGGCGAAGGCCTCGTGGCTGCCGCTCACCGTCGTCGTCCTGACCCAAGTGCAGGCATCCTTCGCCGTCAACGCGCTGACGGTCTCGATGGCGGGGATCACGACCGACCTCGATACACCCGCGACGTCGGTGGGAACCGCGATCACGGCGGGGACGTTCGCAATGGCGGCCTTCATCCTCCTCGGCGCGAAGATCGGCGCCCGTTTCGGCACGCGCGGGGTGTTCCAGATCGCCGTCGCGATCCACGCCGCGGCGATGGCCGCGGTCGCGCTCAGCATGTCACCAGCCATGCTCTTCATCGCTCAGGCGTCCTCGGGCGCCGTCATCGCCCTCATCGCACCGGCGCTCACGGTCTTCATCGCGACGAACTACCACGGCGATCGTCAGGCCAAGGCGATCGGCCTGCTCGCCGCTGCGATCCCGCTCGCCGGCATCCTGGCGCTCGTCGTCGCGGGCTGGTTCGCCGAGACGATCGGCTGGCGGTGGTCGTTCGCGCTCATGGTCGTGCTCGGCGCGATCAACCTCCTCCTGAGCTTCCGCATCAAGAAGGTGCCGGCCCAGCCGAACCTCTCGATCGACTGGACGGGGGCCGTCCTCGCGGCTGCGGCCATCATCCTGCTGAGCTTCGGGTTCTCGGGTCTCAACGCGTGGGGAGTCTGGGATGCCACGGCGCAGGCGCCCTTCGACATCCTCGGCGTCTCTCCCGCGCCGATCCTCATCATCCTGGGCCTCGTCCTCGGCCAGGTGTTCTTCGTGTCGATCGCGAAGCGCCAGCGCGAGGGACGCCCGCGCATCTTCGACCTCCGGGTGCTCGCGACGAGCACCGAGTTCGCCATCACGGCGTGCATGTCGATCATGCTCTTCGTCGGCACGGCGGCGAACTTCCTCATCCCGCTCTACATGCAGGTCGTGCAGGGGCTCAGCGGCATCCAGACGTCGTTCTCGATCATCCCGTACACGATCTCGATCTTCCTCGCGTCGACATTCGTGGCCTACCTCTACAAGGTCGCACCGCCGCGCGTCATCGGCGCGATCGGATTCGTCGTGGTGGCCGGAGCCCTCACACTCATCGCCTTCACGATCCGGGGCGAGTGGGGTCAGTTCTTCATCGTGCTGGGCCTCATCCTGCTGGGCCTCGGGCAGGGATCGATCGTCGCGCTCGTCTTCAACACCCTGCTGTCGTCGGCCCCGAAGCAGCTCGCGGGCGACGTCGGCGCCTGGCGAGGCCTCGTCCACAATCTCTCCGGCTCGGTCGGCATCGCCGTCGCGAGCGCTTTCGCGGTCGGAGTCCTCGCGTCGACGCTCGCGACGGCGGCCGACGAGCATCCCGAGATCTCTCCCGCACTGATCAGCCAGGTCAACATCAACGAGGCGGACTTCCTGACCAACGCCCAGCTCGAGGACCGCCTTGCCCAGACGGATGCCACGGAGGCCGAAGTCGCCGCGGCGCTCGAGATCAATGAGGACGCGCGCCTGCAGGCACTCAAGGTGTCTCTCCTGGGCCTCGCGGGACTCGCGCTGCTCGCGATCGTGCCCGCGACCCGGATGCCCGGGCGTATCGCGGGAGAACTGCCCGAGAAGCTCGAGCCCGATGACGACGACGACATCGACGACGATATGCCCCTCAATCCCGAGGCGGCAGAAGAGGAAGAGGCGAAGCGATGA
- a CDS encoding leucyl aminopeptidase, translating into MTRSPSKLIPDDFRTLPGLDDLEAVTVVAREPGDGDEAVGYTVFAEGDVPAELGLDRDALTRAGFDPKVGQALVIPSASGPDLVAVGAGVADELDPAALRDLAAAFARATARRARIALVVGGSHGDPTGTVRAVVEGIVLSRYRYRVLKTSPTHTPLAELSLRVAAADAADIAAGAADALVSARAAVIARDLANTPPGWLTATDIGDIAVQLGARFGFGVELFDKAALIELGCGGLLGVNQGSVEEPRMVKLTYTPEAAASAHLALVGKGIMYDSGGISLKPSDPMHLLMKMDMGGAAAVLGAFTGLRDAGVGTRVTGWLMCTDNMPSGTSYKLGDVLVARDGTTVEVKNTDAEGRLVMMDAIALANEENVDAIIDIATLTGAALMALGQSTAPVLANDQRMADLALAASETTDEPLWQLPLERKYRSQLDSDVADISNLGGKYAGATTAALFLDHFVGDTPWAHLDIAGTMQTDKDDSWRSAGATGFGARTLLEIARTFAL; encoded by the coding sequence ATGACCCGCAGTCCCAGCAAGCTCATTCCCGACGATTTCCGGACGCTGCCGGGCCTCGACGACCTCGAGGCCGTCACGGTCGTCGCGCGCGAGCCCGGAGACGGTGATGAGGCCGTCGGCTACACGGTCTTCGCGGAAGGCGACGTCCCCGCCGAGCTCGGCCTCGACCGCGACGCGCTCACCCGCGCGGGATTCGACCCCAAGGTCGGACAGGCGCTCGTCATTCCGAGCGCGAGCGGCCCCGACCTCGTCGCCGTGGGCGCGGGTGTCGCGGACGAGCTCGACCCCGCTGCGCTGCGCGACCTCGCCGCCGCCTTCGCTCGTGCGACAGCGAGACGCGCGCGGATCGCGCTCGTCGTCGGAGGATCACACGGCGATCCGACCGGAACCGTGCGGGCGGTCGTCGAAGGGATCGTGCTCTCGCGGTACCGCTACCGCGTGCTGAAGACGTCGCCGACGCACACACCCCTTGCGGAACTGTCGCTCCGGGTCGCCGCGGCCGACGCCGCCGACATCGCGGCAGGTGCGGCGGACGCTCTCGTCTCGGCCCGCGCGGCCGTCATCGCGCGCGACCTGGCGAACACTCCACCGGGATGGCTCACGGCGACCGACATCGGCGACATCGCGGTCCAGCTCGGCGCGCGGTTCGGCTTCGGGGTCGAGCTCTTCGACAAGGCGGCACTCATCGAGCTCGGGTGCGGAGGTCTCCTCGGCGTCAACCAGGGCTCGGTCGAAGAGCCGCGGATGGTCAAACTCACGTACACGCCCGAGGCCGCGGCATCCGCTCACCTCGCGCTCGTCGGCAAGGGCATCATGTACGACTCGGGCGGCATCAGCCTCAAGCCGAGCGACCCCATGCATCTGCTCATGAAGATGGACATGGGAGGAGCCGCCGCCGTCCTCGGAGCGTTCACGGGGCTCCGCGACGCGGGGGTCGGCACCCGGGTGACGGGATGGCTCATGTGCACCGACAACATGCCCTCGGGGACGAGCTACAAGCTCGGCGACGTGCTCGTCGCACGGGACGGCACAACGGTGGAGGTCAAGAACACGGATGCCGAGGGGCGCCTCGTCATGATGGACGCGATCGCCCTCGCGAACGAAGAGAACGTGGACGCGATCATCGACATCGCGACGCTCACGGGTGCGGCGCTCATGGCGCTCGGGCAGTCGACGGCACCCGTCCTCGCGAACGATCAGCGGATGGCAGATCTCGCCCTCGCGGCATCCGAGACGACCGACGAACCACTCTGGCAGCTTCCCCTGGAACGCAAGTACCGGTCACAGCTCGACTCCGACGTCGCAGACATCTCGAACCTCGGCGGCAAGTACGCCGGCGCGACGACGGCGGCGCTGTTCCTCGATCACTTCGTCGGCGACACCCCGTGGGCGCACCTCGACATCGCGGGCACGATGCAGACCGACAAGGACGATTCATGGCGGTCCGCCGGTGCGACCGGCTTCGGCGCCCGCACGCTCCTCGAGATCGCGCGCACCTTCGCGCTCTGA
- a CDS encoding cystathionine gamma-synthase has protein sequence MSGFDTRAVHAGQDFDPTTGAVIPPLHFSTTYAQDGIGGLRGGYEYGRSGNPTRTALETQLAALEGARHGLSFASGLAAEDALLRAVLKPGDEVLLGNDVYGGTYRLLARILAPWGVGLRVAEMTDLAAVEAALAEGPTRILWVETPSNPLLKVSDITELARLGHAAGALVVVDNTFASPALQQPLSLGADVVVHSTTKYIGGHSDVVGGALVTNDDELAEKVRFLQFAAGAVSGPMDAWLTTRGLKTLGIRMQRHSENAQVIAEFLDAHAKVQTVYYPGLPQHPGHELAARQMSRFGGIVSVGLADAAAARRFAESTRLFTLAESLGGIESLMNYPDAMTHASVRGTELAVPDNVVRLSVGIESVADLVADLEQALDQI, from the coding sequence ATGAGCGGCTTCGACACGCGCGCGGTGCACGCGGGCCAGGACTTCGACCCGACGACGGGCGCGGTGATTCCGCCGCTGCACTTCTCGACCACGTACGCGCAGGATGGCATCGGCGGACTCCGCGGCGGATACGAGTACGGCCGGAGCGGCAACCCGACGCGAACGGCCCTCGAAACGCAGCTCGCGGCGCTCGAGGGTGCCCGGCACGGCCTGTCGTTCGCCTCAGGGCTCGCCGCAGAGGACGCGCTCCTTCGTGCGGTCCTGAAGCCCGGCGACGAAGTCCTCCTCGGCAACGACGTCTACGGCGGCACCTACCGTCTTCTGGCGCGCATCCTCGCGCCGTGGGGCGTCGGGCTGCGCGTCGCCGAGATGACCGACCTCGCCGCGGTCGAGGCCGCGCTCGCGGAGGGACCCACCCGCATCCTGTGGGTCGAGACGCCCAGCAATCCCCTCCTCAAGGTGAGCGACATCACCGAGCTCGCGCGTCTCGGTCACGCGGCGGGGGCGCTCGTCGTCGTCGACAACACGTTCGCGTCCCCCGCTCTCCAGCAGCCGCTCTCGCTCGGCGCCGACGTCGTCGTGCACTCCACGACGAAGTACATCGGCGGTCACTCCGACGTCGTCGGGGGAGCGCTCGTGACGAACGACGACGAGCTCGCCGAGAAGGTGCGCTTCCTGCAGTTCGCCGCCGGCGCCGTCTCGGGGCCGATGGACGCGTGGCTCACGACACGCGGGCTCAAGACCCTCGGCATCCGGATGCAGCGGCACAGCGAGAATGCCCAGGTCATCGCCGAGTTCCTCGACGCGCACGCGAAGGTGCAGACGGTGTACTACCCGGGCTTGCCGCAGCATCCGGGTCACGAGCTCGCCGCGCGGCAGATGTCGCGCTTCGGCGGCATCGTGTCGGTGGGGCTGGCGGATGCCGCAGCAGCCCGTCGCTTCGCGGAGTCGACGCGCCTGTTCACCCTCGCGGAGTCGCTCGGCGGCATCGAGTCGCTCATGAACTACCCCGACGCCATGACGCACGCCTCCGTGCGCGGCACGGAGCTCGCCGTGCCCGACAACGTCGTGCGCCTGTCGGTCGGCATCGAGTCGGTCGCCGACCTCGTGGCCGACCTCGAGCAGGCGCTCGACCAGATCTGA
- a CDS encoding PLP-dependent cysteine synthase family protein, which translates to MRYARSVAELVGNTPLVQLSHVTEGIEATVLAKVEYFNPGGSAKDRIARNIIDAAERDGLLKPGGTIVEPTSGNTGVGLALLALERGYRMVFVVPDKFDGEKVAVLRAYGAEVVLTDTQVPPEDPRSYYSVSDRLAREIPGAFKPDQFANQNGPRGHFETTGPEIWRDTDGRVTHFVAGIGTGGTITGTGRYLREVSGDSVQVIGVDPEGSIYSGGPVHGYLVEGVGEDFWPETYDHAVPHAFERVGDAEAFAMTRRLAREEGLLVGGSSGMAVVGALRIARDLPADAVVVVLLPDHGRGYLSKIFDDDWMRERGFDISPTPSTEGHRA; encoded by the coding sequence GTGCGATACGCCCGCAGCGTCGCCGAACTCGTCGGCAACACCCCGCTCGTCCAGCTCTCCCACGTCACCGAGGGCATCGAGGCCACGGTGCTCGCGAAGGTCGAGTACTTCAACCCCGGCGGCTCCGCGAAGGACCGCATCGCCCGCAACATCATCGACGCGGCCGAGCGTGACGGGCTCCTGAAGCCCGGCGGCACGATCGTCGAACCGACGAGCGGGAACACGGGTGTCGGCCTCGCCCTCCTTGCCCTCGAACGCGGATACCGGATGGTCTTCGTCGTGCCGGACAAGTTCGACGGTGAGAAGGTCGCGGTTCTGAGGGCTTACGGAGCCGAGGTCGTGTTGACCGACACTCAGGTTCCGCCCGAGGATCCGCGCTCGTACTACAGCGTCTCGGACCGTCTCGCCCGCGAGATCCCGGGCGCCTTCAAACCCGACCAGTTCGCGAATCAGAACGGTCCGCGCGGCCATTTCGAGACGACGGGCCCCGAGATCTGGCGTGACACCGACGGACGCGTGACCCACTTCGTCGCGGGCATCGGCACCGGGGGCACCATCACGGGGACAGGGCGCTACCTCCGAGAAGTGTCGGGCGACTCCGTGCAGGTCATCGGCGTGGACCCGGAGGGCTCGATCTACTCGGGCGGTCCCGTGCACGGCTACCTCGTCGAGGGCGTGGGCGAGGACTTCTGGCCCGAGACGTACGACCACGCCGTTCCGCACGCCTTCGAACGCGTCGGCGACGCGGAGGCGTTCGCGATGACTCGGCGCCTCGCCCGCGAAGAGGGCCTCCTCGTCGGCGGATCGAGCGGGATGGCGGTCGTCGGCGCCCTGCGCATCGCTCGCGACCTCCCCGCCGATGCCGTCGTCGTGGTGCTGCTGCCCGACCACGGCCGCGGCTATCTCAGCAAGATCTTCGACGACGACTGGATGCGCGAACGCGGCTTCGACATCTCCCCGACCCCCTCCACGGAAGGACACCGCGCATGA
- a CDS encoding LLM class flavin-dependent oxidoreductase, whose product MTIDLGYWTPVYGGFLRNVRDEEGMAATWDSIRDVSVTADRLGYHTTLVPELYLNDRKGIDAPSLEAWSLSAAILAVTSRLRVMTAVRPGFHLPAVLAKTVSTLDSIAPGRVALNVVAAWWAEEARQFGGRFTTHDARYVQAEEFVQVLRGLWDRSPFTFAGDYYELEDTIVEPKPSASPVIFAGGESEAGKESIARFADAYVMHGGTLEEVRANVADIDERSLRVHGRRIAEIGMPAYVIVRDTEAEAQRELERITTVDPRSPGYASFEEFQRNSKLSLELTKREYSVGTRGLRPNLVGTPEQVAERIRAYSDAGISLLLIQASPLEEELERIAEQVFPLVPRPAPALV is encoded by the coding sequence ATGACGATCGATCTCGGCTATTGGACCCCCGTCTACGGCGGATTCCTGCGGAACGTGCGCGACGAGGAGGGGATGGCCGCGACGTGGGACTCGATCCGCGACGTGTCGGTCACCGCCGACCGCCTCGGGTATCACACGACCCTCGTGCCGGAGCTGTACCTCAACGACCGCAAGGGGATCGATGCGCCGAGCCTCGAGGCGTGGTCGCTGTCGGCGGCGATCCTCGCCGTGACGAGTCGCCTCCGCGTCATGACGGCGGTCCGACCCGGGTTCCACCTCCCGGCAGTGCTCGCGAAGACCGTGTCGACGCTCGACTCGATCGCGCCGGGCCGCGTGGCGCTCAACGTCGTCGCGGCGTGGTGGGCCGAGGAGGCCCGGCAGTTCGGCGGGCGCTTCACGACGCACGACGCGCGCTACGTGCAGGCGGAGGAGTTCGTGCAGGTGCTGCGCGGACTGTGGGATCGGAGCCCCTTCACGTTCGCCGGCGACTACTACGAGCTCGAGGACACGATCGTCGAGCCGAAGCCCTCGGCGAGCCCCGTCATCTTCGCGGGCGGCGAGAGCGAAGCGGGCAAGGAGTCGATCGCGCGCTTCGCCGACGCCTACGTCATGCACGGCGGCACGCTCGAGGAGGTTCGGGCGAACGTCGCCGACATCGACGAGCGGTCGCTTCGTGTCCACGGTCGGCGCATCGCCGAGATCGGGATGCCGGCCTATGTCATCGTGCGCGACACCGAGGCGGAGGCCCAGCGCGAGCTCGAACGCATCACGACGGTCGACCCTCGCTCTCCCGGGTATGCGTCGTTCGAGGAGTTCCAGCGCAACTCGAAGCTGTCGCTCGAGCTGACCAAGCGCGAGTACTCGGTCGGAACACGCGGACTCCGGCCGAACCTCGTCGGAACGCCCGAGCAGGTGGCGGAGCGGATCCGCGCGTATTCCGACGCGGGCATATCGCTCCTGCTCATCCAGGCATCGCCGCTCGAGGAAGAGCTCGAGCGCATCGCGGAGCAGGTCTTCCCCCTCGTCCCGCGCCCCGCTCCCGCGCTCGTGTAG
- a CDS encoding alpha/beta hydrolase → MTSTALVAPALWSPPPSVRVRGTLAVVAGSGETTRVYERLGRRLAGDGYLVGVFETDAANDAAAWLAAQQVEPRVLVGSDSGAAAVLVRADGADGVVVAGLPVAGAAGGSAEERTACPVHLGVLSEATVDAAGTDAVEIPDAATLAAIAVPVLAFHGGADPIAPFAQAAAVLEVIPELELVETVDGLHDALNDQTHRSVAARIVLWLERLRGAGVRHPLVRDARVQEDS, encoded by the coding sequence ATGACCTCGACAGCACTCGTCGCCCCTGCCCTCTGGAGCCCGCCGCCGTCCGTCCGTGTGCGCGGCACCCTCGCCGTCGTCGCGGGGAGCGGCGAGACGACGCGCGTCTACGAGCGACTCGGCCGCAGGCTCGCGGGGGACGGCTACCTCGTGGGGGTGTTCGAGACGGATGCCGCGAACGACGCCGCGGCATGGCTCGCGGCGCAGCAGGTCGAGCCGCGTGTGCTCGTCGGGTCGGACAGTGGCGCGGCGGCGGTCCTCGTTCGCGCAGACGGCGCCGACGGTGTCGTCGTCGCAGGACTCCCCGTCGCGGGAGCTGCCGGCGGGTCGGCGGAGGAGCGCACGGCGTGCCCCGTGCACCTCGGAGTGCTGTCCGAAGCGACGGTCGATGCCGCCGGCACGGACGCGGTCGAGATCCCGGATGCTGCGACCCTCGCCGCGATCGCGGTGCCCGTCCTTGCGTTCCACGGGGGCGCCGATCCGATCGCGCCGTTCGCGCAGGCGGCGGCCGTCCTCGAGGTGATCCCCGAGCTGGAGCTCGTCGAGACCGTCGACGGACTCCACGACGCCCTCAACGACCAGACGCACCGCTCCGTCGCGGCGCGGATCGTCCTGTGGCTCGAGCGCCTGCGCGGCGCCGGGGTGCGGCATCCGCTCGTCCGCGACGCCCGCGTGCAGGAGGACTCATGA
- a CDS encoding ABC transporter substrate-binding protein, protein MTSTTRSFAATLAVAALALSGCATQPAADDVPAPTSLTWGWALPTSWDPVTSVAGWDTHALALVYDGLTQLDPEGEVVPGLAESWTYADDGTAVTFTLRDGLVFADGTPIDADAVKANLERGRDQADSTLAGQLKIVTGVDAVDERTVTVHLDQADYQVPYLFAGKTGFIVNPAAFDDPTTLATQPEGSGPFELVEYVPNAHADLVKSEEYWNADRIHIDEFRIAPVTDPATVVAGVQTGQWDVALIPPSQVQASESAGLEVERITALTVRTIDVNNTVAPYDDPRVLQAISHATDRQALVDGAYFGEGTPNFQPFPEGYSAYDADLEDLYPYDPDEARELLAEAGHPDGIDVELGITEADSAIAEVLQAQWADAGIRATLTVLPPNANNYINRTYPFVLDSFSGRQSPLQALEVLYGPEGLMNLGRNTPDELIAAIDTARATPTDADDYEEKLQDAVAIAVEQMPNTFLFTWPRILVHPAKVTGIQHWIDVQRWEDVTIEE, encoded by the coding sequence ATGACCTCGACCACCCGCTCTTTCGCCGCGACGCTCGCCGTCGCCGCCCTCGCCCTCTCCGGCTGCGCGACCCAGCCCGCCGCCGACGACGTGCCCGCTCCGACGAGCCTCACGTGGGGGTGGGCTCTGCCGACGAGCTGGGATCCCGTGACCTCGGTCGCCGGGTGGGACACGCACGCGCTGGCCCTCGTCTACGACGGACTGACGCAGCTCGATCCCGAGGGAGAGGTCGTCCCGGGGCTCGCCGAGTCGTGGACGTACGCCGACGACGGCACAGCCGTCACGTTCACTCTGCGGGACGGGCTCGTGTTCGCCGACGGCACGCCCATCGATGCGGATGCCGTCAAGGCGAACCTCGAACGCGGTCGGGACCAGGCCGACTCGACGCTCGCAGGTCAGCTCAAGATCGTCACGGGGGTGGACGCGGTCGACGAGCGCACCGTGACGGTGCACCTCGACCAGGCCGACTACCAAGTGCCCTACCTCTTCGCCGGCAAGACCGGGTTCATCGTCAACCCCGCCGCGTTCGACGACCCCACGACGCTCGCGACCCAGCCCGAGGGCTCGGGACCGTTCGAGCTCGTGGAGTACGTCCCCAATGCGCACGCCGATCTCGTCAAGAGCGAGGAGTACTGGAACGCCGATCGCATCCACATCGACGAGTTCCGCATCGCTCCCGTGACCGACCCCGCGACGGTCGTCGCCGGTGTTCAGACAGGCCAGTGGGACGTCGCGCTCATTCCGCCGTCGCAAGTGCAGGCATCGGAGTCGGCGGGACTCGAGGTCGAGCGGATCACGGCGTTGACGGTACGCACGATCGACGTGAACAACACCGTCGCGCCCTACGACGACCCGCGCGTCCTGCAGGCGATCAGCCACGCGACCGACCGGCAGGCGCTCGTCGACGGCGCCTACTTCGGAGAGGGGACGCCGAACTTCCAGCCGTTCCCCGAGGGATACAGCGCCTACGACGCCGACCTCGAGGACCTCTACCCCTACGACCCCGACGAGGCGCGCGAGCTTCTCGCCGAAGCGGGCCACCCCGACGGGATCGATGTCGAGCTCGGCATCACCGAAGCCGACAGCGCGATCGCCGAGGTCCTGCAGGCGCAGTGGGCGGATGCCGGCATCCGGGCCACCCTCACGGTCCTGCCGCCCAACGCCAACAACTACATCAACCGGACGTATCCCTTCGTTCTCGACAGCTTCTCGGGCCGCCAGTCGCCGCTCCAGGCGCTCGAAGTGCTCTACGGGCCCGAAGGCCTCATGAACCTGGGGCGGAACACTCCCGACGAGCTCATCGCGGCGATCGACACGGCCCGCGCGACGCCGACGGATGCCGACGACTACGAGGAGAAGCTGCAGGATGCCGTCGCGATCGCCGTCGAGCAGATGCCCAACACCTTCCTCTTCACCTGGCCGCGCATTCTCGTCCACCCGGCGAAGGTCACGGGGATCCAGCACTGGATCGACGTGCAGCGCTGGGAGGACGTCACGATCGAGGAGTGA
- a CDS encoding ABC transporter permease, with product MTLTQTEAAGGAITARGPVPGFGARARRGSWSVLAIAAQAATVFLIATFLTFALGAWSGSNPAAVALGDQATPEDIARLNAVYGLDQPLLVRYVDWLTSALTGDLGTAWFSGIPVAQSIAQAFPVSLSIAVGATLVAVVLGGSTGILAAVARGSWIDRGITAVCAVLATIPAFVAGIALILVFALAVPILPVGGYVPPTISVGAWLACLVLPSIALSLDAAADLSRQLRTSLVGSLTQNYVVAATVHGLGRPRIVLRHALPNALGPAVATLGLHVPRLVGGAVITEAVFGMPGLGMLARQAALSGDVPVVQGVLLVSIALVVASGIVVGIVLGRLGANERSTA from the coding sequence ATGACACTCACGCAGACCGAAGCCGCGGGTGGAGCGATCACCGCCCGCGGCCCGGTCCCCGGGTTCGGGGCACGGGCGCGCCGAGGGTCCTGGTCGGTGCTCGCGATCGCGGCGCAGGCGGCGACCGTCTTCCTCATCGCGACCTTCCTCACCTTCGCCCTCGGCGCGTGGAGCGGGTCGAATCCCGCCGCCGTCGCGCTCGGCGATCAGGCGACCCCCGAGGACATCGCGCGACTCAACGCCGTGTACGGCCTGGACCAGCCGCTCCTCGTCCGCTACGTCGACTGGCTGACGTCGGCGCTCACGGGAGACCTCGGGACGGCCTGGTTCAGCGGCATCCCCGTCGCCCAGTCGATCGCACAGGCCTTTCCCGTGAGCCTCTCGATCGCCGTCGGCGCGACGCTCGTCGCGGTGGTCCTGGGCGGGTCCACGGGGATCCTCGCCGCCGTGGCGCGCGGAAGCTGGATCGACCGGGGCATCACGGCGGTCTGCGCCGTCCTCGCGACGATCCCCGCGTTCGTCGCCGGCATCGCCCTCATCCTCGTCTTCGCCCTCGCGGTCCCGATTCTTCCCGTGGGCGGATACGTTCCGCCGACGATCAGCGTCGGCGCGTGGCTCGCGTGCCTCGTCCTCCCCTCGATCGCGCTGAGTCTCGACGCCGCGGCCGACCTCTCGCGGCAGCTGCGGACGAGCCTCGTGGGAAGCCTCACCCAGAACTACGTCGTCGCCGCGACGGTCCACGGGCTCGGACGCCCGCGCATCGTGCTGCGCCACGCTCTTCCGAACGCGCTCGGCCCGGCCGTCGCGACGCTGGGACTGCACGTCCCCCGGCTCGTCGGCGGCGCCGTCATCACGGAGGCCGTGTTCGGGATGCCGGGACTCGGGATGCTCGCGCGCCAGGCGGCACTGTCGGGTGATGTGCCGGTCGTCCAGGGCGTTCTGCTCGTGAGCATCGCGCTCGTCGTGGCATCCGGAATCGTCGTCGGGATCGTGCTCGGCCGGCTCGGCGCGAACGAGAGGAGCACGGCATGA
- a CDS encoding ABC transporter permease — translation MTRLWNAGWTLRVALVVLGLVAIAGVFGPWLAPYDPLAQDTAAALQGPSWAHLLGTDYVGRDVLSRLLAGAPLSLLAALLATTIGFLLGVIPGVLSVFAPRPAEWASLRLADAVLALPFILFAIVFAALLGNGLIPAMVAIGILLAPGFFRVARAAALSVSTAPYIEAATLLGASPGWLVRAHLWRHVTPTVVVTAIGALGGSLLVVSSLTFLGIGVVPPTPTWGGMLASDLEYLTQRPLGPVAPALVIIVTVGSLNLLADAARDAFGLDAVARGTTLSRKEPHDLGV, via the coding sequence ATGACGCGTCTCTGGAACGCGGGGTGGACGCTGCGCGTCGCCCTCGTCGTCCTCGGCCTCGTCGCGATCGCGGGCGTCTTCGGACCCTGGCTCGCGCCCTATGACCCGCTCGCGCAGGACACGGCCGCAGCCCTCCAGGGACCGTCCTGGGCGCACCTCCTCGGCACCGACTACGTCGGTCGCGACGTGCTCAGCCGCCTCCTCGCGGGCGCCCCGCTCTCGCTGCTCGCGGCGCTCCTCGCGACGACGATCGGCTTCCTGCTCGGCGTCATCCCCGGCGTCCTGTCGGTGTTCGCGCCGCGGCCCGCCGAATGGGCGAGCCTGCGTCTCGCCGATGCGGTCCTCGCTCTGCCGTTCATCCTCTTCGCGATCGTGTTCGCCGCCCTGCTCGGGAACGGCCTCATCCCGGCGATGGTCGCGATCGGCATCCTTCTCGCGCCGGGGTTCTTCCGCGTCGCCCGCGCAGCCGCCCTGTCGGTGAGCACGGCCCCCTACATCGAGGCGGCGACGCTCCTCGGCGCGTCACCCGGGTGGCTCGTGCGCGCACACCTCTGGCGCCACGTGACGCCGACGGTCGTCGTGACGGCGATCGGGGCACTGGGCGGCTCGCTCCTCGTCGTCTCGTCGCTCACCTTCCTCGGGATCGGCGTCGTCCCCCCGACCCCGACGTGGGGCGGGATGCTGGCGAGCGATCTCGAGTACCTGACGCAGCGTCCTCTCGGACCCGTCGCCCCGGCGCTCGTGATCATCGTGACGGTCGGCTCGCTCAATCTGCTGGCGGATGCCGCGCGGGATGCCTTCGGTCTCGATGCCGTGGCGCGTGGAACCACCCTTTCCCGGAAGGAGCCCCATGACCTCGGCGTCTGA